The nucleotide sequence AGTGTCCGACAAACCGTCAGTGAATGGGAAATCTATGGAGATGGCGAAAAAGCTACCGCGAAGCGGTTTAGTTCAACGCCTCACATCACCGGCAACAAAAAGCAAAGCGAGGAACGAGCGGCGTTTTTTGTTGTCCGAGTGCATGTGTTTGTTAGGCATTCCATGGGGTGGCAATGATTTTTTGAATTTTCGCAACCTCTTCAGGAGTTGGTTTTCTTGAAACACTTCGTATGTATTCCCGTATTTGCTTGAGGTAATCACTTATATTGACTAATTGATCTTTACCATTGTCCTGTCCCATTTTCCTTGACTCACAAATAACATCGTATTTTGACCCGGTTTTCGGGTCATAGATTGTTGCTTTTAGTTCCCGGGGAAACTGGTTATCCAGAATGAGGCGATAATCGTCTTTTTCTCCGAAGTCAAAAAGAGCCTCAGCAATAACTGCCCTTCCAATCCAATCAAGACCAGCAGCTTCATACTGCTTATAACGGCTAGTAGCAACTTCATTACAAAACACATATATTTGTGTCAAAAATGTCATTGGCAAGGTATTCGGGCTATTAACAATGGTAAAACGCAGATGAAATAGCCCGTCGTTATACCCCCAATCTTCTGACCAATCTACTGTGCCTTCATCTTGTTCCAAACGCCCTTGATATGAATTTGTTACTTTCGCAATTGCATCAAGAACTTGATGCAACCCTCTGTCAAAATCAGTACGCAAATCGGCATACATTTTCTCTCTAAGAAATATTGGTATTTCGCAGTCCTCTACCAGAACAGGTAAAACAACTACTCTTTTCTCATCTAGCTCCCTCATTAAGCCAGCAGATAGTTCTTTTTTACACCATTCTGATTCAACAGAAGTCTTCGACAAAATTACAAGCAATGCACTTGATTCCTGAATAGCATCTTGAACTCTATTAAGGATCGAATCACCAACATTTAGCTCCCAAGTATCTACCCACACACTTGCATTGTGTTTCACAAGGTGAGCTGCAAGTTTATTTACGATCAGTTCATCTGCGTGTGAATAACTTATAAATACCGGCATGGAGACTTCCCTTCTTGCCTAACGCTTCGCGTAACCGGCTGGCAATGGAGCGCAGCGGAATTGCCAGTCCGGGTTGACGCGATTGTTAGATGATTTTTACCCTCAACATTTCGTTGCCGCCTTTCTGAAATTCGTAATCAACTTTTTCTATGCTACATTCATAGCCTTCAGATCGCAGCCCCTCAACAACACCTGCGAGATGACGAGATTTCTTTGCCCCCAGCTCAAGCACTGGAAATATTCTTGCCTCGCCAGCCACCCTACACATTTCAGCAATAGAATGAATATGAAAATCAATGGAATGATGCTCGCTATAAAGAAATAGAAAATGGGAGCATAGCGCCAAATCAAATTCCTGATCTGAAAATGGCAAAACGGGCAACTCTGCGTTGATATAGCGGCGTTGTTCCTTCCCTTCCGGGTAATCGGATAGGAACTGCTTCATGGCACTCATTCTTAATTGGCCCAATTCGTCGGGGCTCTTTATGTTTTTCCAAACAAACTCCCCTTCATTTTCCTTTGTTTGTTCCAGAACAGTAGAATATGTTTTTTCTATTCTTGCCTCTATCTCTTTCTCTGAAAATCTGTATATAGGATCAACAGATACAACAGTTCCTCCCTTGCGCGTCAGTTCACAATTGAAACTGGCTGGGCCATCACCACACCCTATGATTTTCT is from Methylothermaceae bacteria B42 and encodes:
- a CDS encoding molecular chaperone Tir is translated as MPVFISYSHADELIVNKLAAHLVKHNASVWVDTWELNVGDSILNRVQDAIQESSALLVILSKTSVESEWCKKELSAGLMRELDEKRVVVLPVLVEDCEIPIFLREKMYADLRTDFDRGLHQVLDAIAKVTNSYQGRLEQDEGTVDWSEDWGYNDGLFHLRFTIVNSPNTLPMTFLTQIYVFCNEVATSRYKQYEAAGLDWIGRAVIAEALFDFGEKDDYRLILDNQFPRELKATIYDPKTGSKYDVICESRKMGQDNGKDQLVNISDYLKQIREYIRSVSRKPTPEEVAKIQKIIATPWNA
- a CDS encoding SAM-dependent methyltransferase — its product is MAFTLEKVVPWGRSYDEYVSMFSLSESDLAKKIIGCGDGPASFNCELTRKGGTVVSVDPIYRFSEKEIEARIEKTYSTVLEQTKENEGEFVWKNIKSPDELGQLRMSAMKQFLSDYPEGKEQRRYINAELPVLPFSDQEFDLALCSHFLFLYSEHHSIDFHIHSIAEMCRVAGEARIFPVLELGAKKSRHLAGVVEGLRSEGYECSIEKVDYEFQKGGNEMLRVKII